The Gemmatimonas sp. UBA7669 genome window below encodes:
- a CDS encoding helicase C-terminal domain-containing protein, with the protein MASTTSGEPRLAKAAAQAVRTQILLHGGNEVCFVCTVDKDGMLATARKVAAGDVQSVLALPGVAERGQMLLHNHPSGELTPSEADLEVAWRLHQNGVGFAICDNGATRVYVVTEIPTQRERVPLAIEAIHETLGPNGPIAAVMRGVGNGTSSARDYEDRPSQRDMAAEVAQRYNRGGVALLEAGTGVGKSLGYLVPALRWAAANGERTVVSTNTITLQEQLVAKDLPFLKQALTDQTVTFALLKGWRNYLCLQRLEQATGAGAALFDDGVGDELEKLVEWAARTSDGSLADLATPPRADVWDEVSAEPDLCTRMKCSHYNDCYLFKARREAAAAHVVVVNHHLLLSDVAVRRQVQNWEEAAVLPAYRRLVVDEGHHLEDAAAAHLGHSVTRRALARLFARLERRGRGLLPTLVSRLVGKRDLLSTASLDLIESGLFSSTVTARDRAQLLFELLAAVLEQEGQPVMRLTDTFQQHPLWLGGIGETLGELLTEIDALGKGLAVVRERFESDSKRAQEMESLLNEIRAVIRRLHSAGDALSKGLNPTGDGPKVVRWMEYQGKPSANGERNVAVHGVPLDLAPVLREDLFERLDTAVVTSATLATDGGFSFLEKRLGVDQVKRERVTAVFPSPFDYPRQALLVLPTDLPAPNEDARAHFAAVTRHLTDLATASDGGLFVLFTSHRDVREMAAALRDAGAAGRWPLLVHGEEPRDVLLQRFRDSGRALLLGTATFWEGIDVPGQALRGLLIAKLPFRVPTEPVVAAQCEAIEARGGNSFMEYMLPHAALRLKQGFGRLIRSGTDAGVVVLSDPRVVTKRYGRSLLEGLPPARRVSGAWGEVVGEVSAFYRRQRG; encoded by the coding sequence ATGGCCAGCACCACGTCGGGAGAACCCCGCCTCGCCAAGGCGGCCGCACAGGCCGTGCGCACGCAGATTCTGCTGCATGGTGGCAACGAAGTCTGCTTCGTCTGCACAGTGGACAAGGACGGCATGCTGGCCACGGCGCGCAAGGTGGCCGCCGGTGATGTGCAGAGTGTGCTCGCACTGCCAGGCGTGGCGGAGCGCGGGCAGATGCTGCTGCACAATCACCCCTCGGGTGAGCTGACGCCCAGTGAGGCGGACCTCGAGGTGGCGTGGCGTCTGCATCAGAATGGCGTGGGCTTCGCCATCTGCGACAACGGCGCCACGCGTGTGTATGTGGTCACCGAAATTCCCACGCAGCGCGAACGGGTGCCGCTGGCCATCGAGGCCATTCACGAGACGCTGGGCCCCAACGGTCCCATCGCGGCGGTCATGCGTGGCGTAGGCAACGGCACGTCGTCGGCGCGCGACTACGAGGATCGTCCGAGTCAGCGCGACATGGCCGCGGAAGTTGCGCAGCGCTACAACCGGGGTGGGGTGGCGCTGCTTGAAGCCGGCACCGGCGTCGGCAAGTCGCTCGGGTATCTGGTACCTGCGTTGCGTTGGGCGGCGGCCAATGGTGAGCGCACGGTGGTAAGCACCAACACCATCACGCTGCAGGAGCAGCTGGTGGCCAAGGACCTGCCGTTTCTCAAGCAGGCGCTCACCGACCAGACGGTGACCTTCGCCTTGCTCAAAGGCTGGCGCAATTACCTCTGTCTGCAGCGTCTGGAGCAGGCCACGGGTGCCGGCGCCGCGCTGTTCGACGACGGTGTCGGCGATGAGCTCGAGAAGCTTGTCGAGTGGGCGGCGCGCACGAGTGATGGCTCGCTGGCCGACCTTGCCACGCCGCCACGTGCCGATGTGTGGGATGAGGTGTCCGCCGAGCCGGACTTGTGCACCCGCATGAAGTGTTCCCACTACAACGACTGCTATCTGTTCAAGGCGCGGCGTGAGGCGGCGGCCGCGCATGTGGTGGTGGTCAACCATCACCTCCTGCTCAGCGACGTGGCCGTTCGGCGCCAGGTGCAGAACTGGGAGGAGGCGGCCGTGCTGCCGGCCTATCGTCGTCTGGTGGTGGACGAGGGGCATCATCTCGAAGACGCGGCGGCCGCACACCTCGGGCACAGTGTCACGCGTCGCGCGCTTGCGCGATTGTTTGCCCGACTCGAGCGGCGTGGACGTGGTCTCCTGCCCACACTGGTGTCACGTCTCGTGGGTAAGCGCGACCTGCTCAGCACAGCCAGCCTCGATCTCATCGAAAGCGGCCTCTTTTCCAGCACGGTCACCGCGCGTGATCGCGCGCAGCTGCTGTTCGAACTGTTGGCGGCCGTGCTGGAGCAGGAGGGCCAGCCCGTCATGCGTCTGACCGACACGTTTCAACAGCATCCGCTGTGGCTCGGCGGCATTGGTGAAACGCTCGGCGAGTTGCTGACTGAAATCGACGCGCTGGGGAAGGGGCTCGCGGTGGTGCGCGAACGCTTCGAGAGCGACAGCAAGCGAGCACAGGAGATGGAGTCGCTGCTCAACGAGATTCGCGCGGTCATCCGTCGATTGCACTCGGCCGGCGACGCCCTCTCCAAGGGGCTCAATCCCACCGGCGATGGGCCCAAGGTGGTGCGCTGGATGGAGTATCAGGGCAAGCCCTCAGCCAACGGCGAACGCAATGTGGCGGTGCACGGTGTACCGCTCGACCTGGCGCCGGTGCTGCGCGAGGACCTGTTCGAGCGACTTGATACCGCGGTGGTGACCAGTGCCACACTGGCCACCGACGGCGGCTTCAGCTTTCTCGAGAAACGGCTCGGTGTCGATCAGGTCAAGCGAGAGCGCGTGACGGCCGTGTTTCCGTCGCCGTTCGATTATCCGCGTCAGGCCCTGCTGGTGCTGCCCACTGACCTGCCGGCGCCCAACGAAGATGCGCGTGCGCATTTCGCAGCCGTGACGCGGCATCTGACGGATCTCGCCACGGCCAGCGATGGCGGGCTGTTCGTGTTGTTCACCAGTCACCGCGATGTGCGGGAGATGGCGGCCGCCCTGCGTGATGCGGGCGCCGCGGGCCGCTGGCCGTTGCTGGTGCACGGCGAAGAACCGCGGGATGTGCTGCTGCAGCGCTTCCGTGATTCGGGGCGCGCCCTGCTGCTGGGCACCGCCACCTTCTGGGAGGGCATTGACGTGCCGGGTCAGGCGCTGCGTGGGTTGCTCATTGCCAAGCTGCCGTTTCGTGTGCCAACCGAGCCAGTGGTGGCGGCGCAGTGCGAAGCCATTGAAGCGCGCGGGGGCAACAGCTTCATGGAGTACATGCTGCCGCACGCGGCGCTGCGCCTCAAGCAGGGCTTCGGCCGTCTCATTCGCAGCGGGACTGACGCCGGCGTGGTGGTGTTGAGTGATCCGCGTGTGGTGACGAAACGCTATGGACGATCGCTGCTGGAGGGTTTGCCACCGGCGCGGCGGGTCTCTGGTGCGTGGGGTGAGGTGGTGGGCGAGGTGTCTGCCTTCTACCGGCGTCAACGCGGATGA
- a CDS encoding fumarylacetoacetate hydrolase family protein: MPTPSKIVCVGRNYVAHAREMGNDVPKEPLLFLKPPSAIIREGESIVLHPVSTHIEFEGEIAVVMGARLSKAGSEAEARAAIGGVVALNDVTARDLQRNDGQWARAKGLDTFCPLGPVAPVPADLETIQLVTRVNGQVVQEATGADMVFKIPFLLHYISQYLTLEPGDLVATGTPAGTRKLEPGDVVEVELVGLSRVSNPVVAPS; encoded by the coding sequence GTGCCAACACCATCCAAGATCGTCTGCGTCGGCCGCAACTATGTGGCGCATGCCCGGGAAATGGGCAACGATGTGCCCAAGGAACCGCTGCTGTTTCTCAAGCCGCCCTCGGCCATCATCCGCGAAGGTGAATCGATCGTGTTGCATCCCGTCTCCACGCACATCGAGTTCGAGGGTGAGATTGCGGTGGTAATGGGTGCCCGGCTCAGCAAGGCCGGCAGTGAGGCGGAAGCGCGGGCGGCCATCGGTGGTGTGGTGGCGCTCAACGATGTCACCGCGCGCGATTTGCAGCGCAATGACGGCCAGTGGGCGCGGGCCAAGGGGCTCGACACCTTCTGTCCGCTCGGCCCGGTGGCGCCGGTCCCTGCCGATCTGGAAACCATTCAGCTCGTGACCCGTGTCAACGGTCAGGTGGTGCAGGAGGCCACGGGCGCTGACATGGTGTTCAAGATCCCGTTTCTGCTGCACTACATCTCGCAGTACCTCACGCTGGAGCCCGGAGACTTGGTGGCGACGGGCACACCGGCCGGCACCCGCAAACTCGAGCCGGGCGACGTGGTGGAGGTGGAACTGGTGGGCCTGAGCCGGGTCTCTAATCCCGTAGTGGCGCCTTCCTGA